A window of the Miscanthus floridulus cultivar M001 chromosome 14, ASM1932011v1, whole genome shotgun sequence genome harbors these coding sequences:
- the LOC136502755 gene encoding aspartyl protease family protein 2-like, whose product MASSSLAGLLLLLAMFSDAVVVGLAMPVEYEYHNYVVTPLSPHSYTAPAADVYGSADAQDDVAMSSSALHVRLHHRDSFAVNATAAELLKRRLQRDERRAAWIISKAAAAAGGNATRVVRRLSGGGRFVAPVVSGAPTSGEYIAKIVVGTPGVEALLVPDTGSDLTWLQCKPCQLCYPQSGPVFDPRCSTSRQDIRYNAPACQALGRSGGGGNAQRRTCVYTVGYGDGSTTSGDLISETLTFRAFAGALRLPHLSIGCGHNNQGLFGAPAAGILGLGRGLMSFPNQIAGLGYNRSFSYCFVDFFSNPGSLSSILTFGAGAADTYPPASFTPTVRNLNMDTFYYVRLIGISVGGVRVPGVSERDLQLDPHTGRGGVILDSGTTVTRLARPVYTAFRDAFRAAATDLGQVSTGGPSHFFDTCYSVGGGRVKVPAVSMHFASGVEVRLPPKNYLIPVDSRGTVCFAFAGTGDRSVSIIGNLQQQGIRIVYDIDGQRVGFAPNNC is encoded by the coding sequence ATGGCGTCGTCGTCTCTCGCTGGACTTCTCCTGCTGCTCGCCATGTTCTCTGACGCGGTCGTCGTCGGGCTCGCCATGCCCGTGGAGTACGAGTACCACAATTATGTGGTAACCCCTCTCTCGCCCCACTCATACACCGCCCCGGCTGCCGACGTCTATGGCAGTGCCGACGCGCAGGATGATGTCGCGATGTCGTCATCGGCTCTGCACGTCCGCCTGCACCACCGCGACTCGTTCGCGGTGAACGCCACCGCAgccgagctcctcaagcgccgcCTACAGCGAGACGAGCGGAGGGCAGCATGGATCATCTCgaaggcggcggccgcggcgggggGAAACGCCACGCGGGTCGTCAGACGACTCTCCGGCGGCGGCAGGTTTGTGGCGCCGGTGGTATCCGGGGCGCCGACGAGCGGGGAGTACATCGCCAAGATCGTGGTGGGCACGCCAGGCGTCGAGGCGCTGCTGGTGCCGGACACGGGCAGCGACCTGACGTGGCTGCAGTGCAAGCCGTGCCAACTGTGCTACCCTCAGTCAGGGCCCGTGTTCGACCCGCGGTGCTCGACGTCGCGCCAGGACATCAGGTACAACGCGCCAGCGTGCCAAGCGCTGGGCCGGTCCGGCGGCGGCGGAAACGCGCAGCGCAGGACGTGCGTCTACACGGTGGGCTACGGGGACGGCTCCACGACGTCGGGCGACCTCATCTCAGAGACGCTGACCTTTCGCGCCTTCGCGGGCGCCCTCAGGCTACCGCACCTGTCGATCGGGTGCGGCCACAACAACCAGGGCTTGTTCGGGGCGCCGGCGGCGGGGATCCTAGGCCTCGGCCGTGGCCTCATGTCCTTTCCGAACCAGATCGCCGGCCTCGGCTACAACCGGAGCTTCTCCTACTGCTTCGTCGACTTCTTCTCCAACCCAGGCTCTCTCTCCTCCATCCTCACcttcggcgccggcgccgcggacACCTACCCGCCGGCGTCGTTCACCCCCACGGTCCGCAACCTGAACATGGACACGTTCTACTACGTGCGGCTCATCGGCATCAGTGTTGGCGGCGTGCGCGTGCCGGGCGTTTCGGAGCGCGACCTCCAGCTAGACCCACACACGGGCCGTGGCGGCGTCATTCTGGACTCCGGCACCACCGTGACGCGGCTCGCCCGTCCCGTGTACACAGCCTTCCGCGACGCCTTCCGCGCTGCGGCAACAGACCTCGGCCAGGTCTCCACCGGCGGCCCCTCCCATTTCTTCGATACGTGCTACTCCGTGGGCGGCGGGCGAGTGAAGGTGCCTGCCGTGTCGATGCACTTTGCCAGCGGTGTGGAGGTGAGGCTCCCGCCCAAGAACTACCTCATCCCCGTGGACTCCAGGGGCACCGTGTGCTTCGCGTTCGCCGGCACCGGTGACCGTAGCGTTTCCATCATCGGGAACCTCCAGCAGCAGGGGATCCGCATCGTGTACGACATCGATGGCCAGCGTGTTGGGTTCGCGCCCAATAACTGTTGA